One Actinomycetota bacterium genomic window, CGGAGCAGACGCGCCCGCTGACCGGACCTTCTCTCGAGCTGGCGGTCGGATTCGAACCGACGACCTAGCGATTACAAGTCGCTTGCGCTACCGGACTGCGCCACGCCAGCGTTCCCGTCGCGGACCCCCTGTCGTCGAGCCCGCGCCCCGCGCTTCGGGCCTAGGATAGCCCCCGTTCTCGCGCTCGAAAGGGGTTCGCTGTGGAGGTCTTCGTGTCGATCGACATGGAGGGCATCGCCGGGATCGCGCACATCCGGCAGGTCATGCGGGGCACGGACGACTACCCGCGGTCGCGCGAGCTGATGACCGAGGAGGCCAACGCCACCGTGGCCGGGGCCTTCGAGGGCGGCGCCACCCGCGTGGTGGTCAACGACTCGCACGGGGACATGACCAACCTGCTCCCCGAGCTCATGGACGACCGGGCGGAGCTCACGCTCGGATCGCCCAAGGTGCCGCACAGCATGATGACCGGCATCGGGGCGAACTTCGGGTGCGCGCTGTTCATCGGGTTCCACGCCGGCGCGGGGACGGAGGCCGCCATCCTCGACCACACCTACTCGGGCCGGCTGCTCTACGAGGTCCGGGTCAACGGCGAGCCCTGGAACGAGACCGACCTCAACGCCGCCCTGGCCGGGCTGTACGGCGTCCCGGTCGCGCTGGTGGCGGGGGACGACAAGTGCTGCGAGCAGGCGGGGAAACGCCTCCCGGGCATTCGGACCGTCGTGGTCAAGCAGGCCAGCGGACGCCACGTCGCGACGAGCCTGTCCCCGGCCGCGGCACGGGCCCAGATCCGCGAGGCCGCCGCGGAGGCCGTCCGCGGCGCCGGCTCGCTGGAGCCGGGAACGGAGCGGGTGGGGCCGAGGACCGTTCGGTTCCGGACGGACGACTTCGCCGAGGCGTTCCGGTGCCTGCTGGCGTGGACGTACCTCGGGGCGCACGAGCCCCCGCAGTACCGGGTGAACTGAACCCTCGCTACCGGGTTGGAAGTGGCCTCGAGGGGAGGACGTAGCCGAACAGGGCCGCGGCCAGTGACGCCGCCGCGTTCAGCGAGGACACCCGCCCCCGCATGGGCACGCGCACCAGCTGGTCGCACGCCTCCCTGACCAGGCGGG contains:
- a CDS encoding M55 family metallopeptidase; the encoded protein is MEVFVSIDMEGIAGIAHIRQVMRGTDDYPRSRELMTEEANATVAGAFEGGATRVVVNDSHGDMTNLLPELMDDRAELTLGSPKVPHSMMTGIGANFGCALFIGFHAGAGTEAAILDHTYSGRLLYEVRVNGEPWNETDLNAALAGLYGVPVALVAGDDKCCEQAGKRLPGIRTVVVKQASGRHVATSLSPAAARAQIREAAAEAVRGAGSLEPGTERVGPRTVRFRTDDFAEAFRCLLAWTYLGAHEPPQYRVN